A genomic window from Leptolyngbya sp. BL0902 includes:
- the gltB gene encoding glutamate synthase large subunit, translating into MSRIQPPQAQGLYHPQYEHDACGVGFIVHMKGAQSHSIVQQGLTILVNLSHRGAVGAEANTGDGAGILLQMPHKFMAKVAAAEGITLPEPGHYGVGLFFATPDPADRAKGRRLFERIVAEEGLRVLGWRDVPTDNASLGETAKASEPFMEQVFIERSGDVADELAFERKLYVIRKRSHSALRPTGIDPYWYATSLSCRTLVYKGMLTPEQVGLYFPDLADPDMESALALVHSRFSTNTFPSWERSHPYRYIAHNGEINTLRGNINWMYARQSMFDTDLFGDDLRRTQPVINKDGSDSGIFDNTLELMALSGRSLPHAMMMMVPEPWTAHESMSAEKKAFYEYHACLMEPWDGPAAIAFTDGTMMGAVLDRNGLRPSRYTVTKDDLVIMASEAGVLPIAPENVAYKGRLEPGRMFLVNMDEGRIVADEEIKQQIATEQPYREWLDQHLVKLADLPEDAEMRGQGDAESRPPLPILQTAFGYSFEELRLLLKPMAENGVEAVGAMGTDTPLPVLSNKPRLLYDYFHQLFAQVTNPPIDSIREAIITSAQTTIGSERNLLKPEPESCRLISLNTPIITNAELAKLKKAGDSGFPSVTLPMVFKASEGEAGLKAALDTICAAADAAIAEGKSLIILSDRDIDADHAPIPALLAVAGLHHHLIRNGSRTRVGLVLESGEPREVHHFATLIGYGCGAINPYLVFDTIQGMMDDQLLPPMDFDKACQNFIKAVTKGVIKIASKIGISTIQSYRGAQIFEALGLNQSVIDQYFTWTASRIQGVGLEVLAEEALKRHRHAFPDRPSETVTLDVGGDYQWRKEGEAHLLSPEVIHTLQRAVRTGDYEAYKQYAKLVNQQDKQLFRLRDLLQFKQREPISIDEVEPIEAITRRFKTGAMSYGSISKETHEALAIAMNRIGGKSNTGEGGEDPERYTWTNDQGDSKNSAIKQVASGRFGVTSLYLSQAKEIQIKMAQGAKPGEGGQLPGRKVYPWVAKVRHSTPGVGLISPPPHHDIYSIEDLAELIHDLKNANREARVNVKLVSEVGVGTIAAGVAKAHADVILIAGFDGGTGASPQTSIKHAGLPWELGLAETHQTLVLNNLRSRVVVETDGQMKTGRDVVIGALLGAEEFGFSTAPLVSLGCIMMRVCHLNTCPVGVATQDPALRKHFMGDPDHVVNFMRFIAQEMREIMASLGFRTIDEMVGRTDVLEPKAAIDHWKAKGLDLSPILHQPEVSPEVGRYCQMAQDHGLETSLDMTQLLDLCAPAIERGEKVSATLPIQNTHRVVGTILGNEITKRHWEGLPEDTVHLHFQGSAGQSFGAFVPKGVTLELEGEANDYLGKGLSGGKILLYPPKQSTFVPAENIITGNVAFYGATSGEAFIRGLAGERFCVRNSGVTAVVEGVGDHACEYMTGGKAIVLGRTGRNFAAGMSGGIAYVLDESGDFPTRCNREMVDLETLEDPEEIRDLQELIQRHVGYTNSKLGQRILDNWDDLLPKFVKVMPRDYKRVLQHIQKALADGLTGDDALTAAFEENARDVARIGGS; encoded by the coding sequence ATGAGCCGAATTCAACCGCCCCAAGCCCAAGGTCTGTACCATCCCCAATACGAGCATGATGCCTGTGGTGTGGGCTTTATCGTCCACATGAAGGGGGCGCAGTCCCACAGTATTGTGCAGCAGGGGCTAACCATTTTGGTGAACCTGTCCCACCGAGGGGCGGTGGGGGCCGAGGCCAACACGGGTGACGGGGCCGGGATTTTGCTGCAAATGCCCCATAAGTTTATGGCCAAGGTGGCGGCGGCGGAAGGCATTACCCTGCCCGAACCGGGGCACTACGGCGTGGGTCTGTTTTTTGCCACGCCTGACCCAGCGGATCGGGCCAAGGGTCGGCGGCTGTTTGAGCGCATTGTGGCAGAAGAGGGGCTGCGGGTGCTGGGCTGGCGGGATGTGCCCACGGACAATGCCTCCCTGGGCGAAACTGCGAAGGCCAGCGAACCCTTTATGGAGCAGGTGTTCATTGAGCGCTCTGGCGATGTGGCCGATGAGTTGGCCTTCGAGCGCAAGCTGTACGTGATTCGCAAGCGTTCCCACTCCGCCCTGCGGCCCACGGGCATCGATCCCTACTGGTATGCCACCAGCCTGTCCTGCCGCACGTTGGTTTACAAAGGGATGCTGACCCCAGAGCAGGTGGGGCTGTATTTCCCGGATTTGGCCGACCCGGACATGGAAAGCGCCCTGGCCCTGGTGCATTCCCGCTTTAGCACCAACACCTTCCCCAGTTGGGAGCGCTCCCACCCCTACCGCTACATCGCCCACAACGGCGAAATCAACACCCTGCGCGGCAACATCAACTGGATGTATGCCCGTCAGTCGATGTTTGATACCGACCTGTTTGGCGACGACCTGCGGCGCACCCAGCCCGTGATTAATAAGGACGGCAGCGACTCCGGCATTTTTGACAACACCCTAGAGCTAATGGCGCTTTCGGGCCGATCCTTGCCCCACGCCATGATGATGATGGTGCCGGAACCCTGGACGGCCCACGAGTCCATGAGTGCTGAGAAAAAGGCGTTCTACGAGTACCATGCCTGCCTGATGGAACCCTGGGATGGCCCCGCTGCCATCGCCTTCACCGACGGCACCATGATGGGCGCGGTGCTAGATCGTAACGGTCTGCGTCCCTCCCGCTACACGGTGACGAAGGACGACCTGGTGATCATGGCTTCAGAAGCCGGGGTGCTGCCCATCGCGCCGGAGAATGTGGCCTACAAGGGTCGCCTAGAGCCGGGGCGGATGTTCCTGGTGAATATGGACGAGGGCCGCATTGTGGCCGACGAGGAAATCAAGCAGCAGATCGCCACCGAGCAACCCTACCGGGAATGGCTGGATCAGCATTTGGTGAAGCTGGCTGATCTGCCGGAGGACGCGGAGATGCGGGGACAGGGAGATGCGGAGAGTCGCCCACCCCTACCGATTCTGCAAACGGCCTTTGGCTATAGCTTTGAGGAACTGCGGCTGTTGCTGAAACCGATGGCGGAAAACGGCGTGGAAGCCGTGGGTGCGATGGGGACGGATACGCCGTTGCCCGTATTGTCGAACAAGCCCCGCCTGCTGTACGACTATTTCCACCAGCTCTTTGCCCAGGTGACGAACCCGCCCATCGACTCCATCCGCGAGGCGATTATCACCTCGGCCCAAACCACCATTGGCAGCGAGCGCAACCTGCTGAAGCCAGAGCCCGAAAGCTGTCGGCTGATTAGCCTCAACACGCCCATCATCACCAATGCCGAACTGGCCAAGCTGAAGAAGGCTGGGGACAGCGGTTTCCCCTCGGTGACGCTGCCGATGGTGTTCAAAGCATCTGAGGGCGAAGCGGGGCTGAAAGCGGCTCTGGATACCATTTGTGCGGCGGCGGATGCGGCTATCGCGGAAGGCAAGAGCCTGATCATCCTGTCCGACCGGGATATCGACGCCGACCATGCCCCCATCCCTGCCCTGCTGGCGGTGGCTGGATTGCACCACCACCTGATTCGCAATGGCAGCCGTACCCGTGTGGGTCTGGTGCTGGAATCCGGCGAACCCCGCGAAGTCCACCATTTCGCCACCCTAATCGGCTACGGCTGCGGCGCGATCAACCCCTACCTGGTGTTCGATACCATCCAGGGCATGATGGACGACCAGCTTTTGCCGCCGATGGATTTCGACAAAGCCTGTCAGAACTTCATCAAGGCCGTCACCAAGGGCGTGATCAAAATTGCCTCCAAGATTGGCATTTCCACCATCCAGAGCTATCGCGGTGCCCAGATTTTTGAAGCCCTGGGCCTGAACCAAAGCGTGATTGACCAATACTTCACCTGGACGGCCTCTCGCATTCAGGGCGTGGGGCTGGAGGTGCTGGCGGAAGAAGCCCTCAAGCGCCACCGCCATGCCTTCCCGGATCGGCCCAGCGAAACCGTCACCCTGGATGTGGGCGGCGATTACCAGTGGCGCAAGGAGGGCGAGGCTCACCTGCTCAGCCCGGAGGTGATCCACACCCTGCAACGGGCGGTACGCACCGGGGATTACGAAGCCTACAAACAGTACGCCAAGCTGGTGAATCAGCAGGACAAGCAGCTTTTCCGCCTGCGGGATTTGCTTCAGTTCAAACAGCGGGAGCCAATTTCCATTGACGAGGTGGAACCCATTGAGGCGATCACCCGCCGCTTCAAGACCGGGGCCATGAGCTACGGGTCAATCTCCAAGGAAACCCACGAAGCCCTGGCCATTGCCATGAACCGCATCGGCGGCAAATCCAACACGGGCGAGGGCGGCGAAGACCCGGAACGCTACACCTGGACGAACGACCAGGGCGACTCGAAAAACAGCGCCATCAAGCAGGTCGCGTCGGGACGGTTTGGGGTGACGAGCCTCTACCTCTCCCAGGCCAAGGAAATTCAAATCAAGATGGCCCAGGGCGCAAAACCCGGTGAAGGGGGTCAACTGCCCGGTCGCAAGGTCTACCCCTGGGTGGCCAAGGTGCGCCACTCCACCCCCGGTGTGGGCCTGATTTCGCCGCCGCCCCACCACGATATCTATTCCATCGAAGACCTGGCGGAACTGATCCACGACCTCAAAAACGCCAACCGCGAAGCCCGCGTCAACGTCAAGCTGGTGTCGGAAGTCGGGGTGGGCACCATCGCCGCTGGGGTGGCCAAGGCCCACGCCGATGTGATCCTGATCGCCGGATTCGACGGCGGCACCGGAGCCTCGCCCCAAACCTCCATCAAACACGCCGGATTGCCCTGGGAACTGGGCCTCGCCGAAACCCACCAAACCCTGGTGCTGAACAACCTCCGCAGCCGCGTGGTGGTGGAAACCGATGGCCAAATGAAGACCGGACGCGACGTGGTGATCGGTGCCCTGCTGGGGGCCGAAGAATTTGGCTTCTCCACCGCCCCCCTAGTCTCCCTCGGCTGCATCATGATGCGCGTCTGCCACCTCAACACCTGCCCCGTGGGCGTGGCGACGCAGGATCCCGCCCTCCGCAAACACTTCATGGGCGACCCCGACCATGTGGTCAACTTCATGCGGTTCATCGCCCAGGAAATGCGGGAAATCATGGCCTCCCTCGGCTTCCGCACCATCGACGAAATGGTGGGCCGCACCGATGTGCTAGAACCCAAAGCCGCCATCGACCACTGGAAAGCCAAAGGGCTAGATCTCTCCCCCATCCTCCACCAGCCGGAAGTTAGCCCTGAAGTCGGTCGCTATTGCCAAATGGCCCAGGATCACGGCCTAGAGACTTCCCTCGACATGACCCAACTGCTGGATCTCTGTGCCCCCGCCATTGAACGGGGCGAGAAGGTCAGCGCCACCCTGCCGATCCAAAATACCCACCGCGTGGTGGGTACCATCCTCGGCAACGAGATCACCAAACGCCACTGGGAGGGACTACCGGAGGACACCGTTCACCTCCACTTCCAGGGCAGTGCGGGCCAAAGCTTCGGGGCCTTCGTACCCAAGGGCGTTACCCTCGAACTGGAGGGCGAGGCCAACGACTACCTGGGTAAGGGCCTCAGCGGTGGCAAAATCCTCCTCTACCCGCCGAAGCAGTCTACCTTCGTCCCCGCCGAAAATATCATCACCGGAAACGTCGCCTTCTATGGGGCCACCAGCGGCGAAGCCTTCATCCGGGGGCTGGCCGGGGAGCGGTTCTGTGTCCGAAATTCCGGCGTAACGGCTGTGGTGGAAGGGGTAGGCGACCACGCCTGCGAATACATGACCGGGGGCAAAGCCATCGTCCTAGGCCGCACCGGGCGCAACTTCGCGGCAGGCATGAGCGGCGGCATCGCCTACGTGCTGGATGAATCGGGCGACTTCCCCACCCGCTGCAACCGCGAAATGGTAGACCTGGAAACCCTCGAAGATCCCGAAGAAATCCGCGACCTTCAGGAACTGATCCAGCGCCATGTGGGCTACACCAACAGCAAACTGGGTCAGCGCATTCTCGACAACTGGGACGACCTGTTGCCCAAGTTCGTCAAGGTGATGCCCCGCGACTACAAACGGGTGCTGCAACACATCCAAAAAGCCCTCGCCGATGGCCTCACGGGGGACGATGCCCTGACGGCAGCGTTTGAAGAAAATGCCCGCGATGTGGCCCGCATTGGCGGCAGCTAG
- a CDS encoding tetratricopeptide repeat protein yields the protein MLKRIFLLAALALGGFATAPQPVQAQALTPYILPLDYELMNEQGRYLASEAQQLAEYRQFNRALTLAQLAAQLAPNDAQVLALLGGLYLQAGEPEQALALLTQANTLSPEEPRILFALGSAHLQQQDYRQAVTFLERGLRREPNNANALFDLGNAYLLLQQYDQAIARFTASVQAQEDFWPSVNNIGLVLYEQGDANQAVAKWEEALAMAGGEEPEPKLAIAVVRYAQGNCRAVANAGSSLCQSALSMGMTALEQDSRYADEAFLRQNLWGNRLMNTTQQFFSAPPVRSLIAEL from the coding sequence GTGCTAAAACGGATTTTTCTTCTAGCTGCCCTTGCCCTAGGCGGCTTTGCTACGGCTCCCCAGCCCGTCCAAGCCCAGGCCCTTACCCCCTATATTCTGCCCCTAGACTATGAGTTGATGAACGAACAGGGGCGCTATCTGGCTAGCGAAGCCCAGCAACTAGCGGAATATCGGCAGTTTAACCGCGCCCTCACCCTCGCCCAACTGGCGGCCCAACTCGCTCCCAATGATGCCCAGGTGCTAGCGCTCTTGGGTGGACTATACCTTCAGGCGGGCGAGCCGGAGCAGGCCCTTGCCCTGCTTACCCAGGCCAACACCCTCTCACCCGAAGAGCCCCGAATCTTGTTTGCCCTGGGGTCGGCCCATTTGCAGCAGCAAGACTATCGTCAGGCCGTCACCTTCCTAGAACGAGGGCTGCGCCGCGAACCCAACAACGCCAACGCCCTCTTTGACCTCGGCAATGCCTACCTGCTGCTCCAGCAGTACGACCAAGCCATTGCCCGCTTTACCGCTTCCGTGCAGGCCCAGGAGGACTTTTGGCCCTCGGTCAACAATATTGGGCTGGTGCTCTACGAACAGGGCGATGCCAACCAAGCCGTCGCCAAGTGGGAGGAAGCCCTTGCCATGGCAGGCGGAGAAGAGCCCGAACCCAAACTTGCCATCGCTGTCGTCCGCTATGCCCAGGGCAACTGTCGCGCCGTGGCCAATGCGGGCAGTAGTCTTTGCCAAAGTGCGCTCTCCATGGGCATGACCGCCCTCGAACAGGATAGCCGCTACGCCGATGAAGCCTTCCTGCGACAAAATCTATGGGGCAATCGGCTGATGAACACCACCCAGCAGTTTTTCAGCGCTCCTCCCGTTCGCAGCTTAATCGCTGAACTGTAG
- the thiS gene encoding sulfur carrier protein ThiS, giving the protein MLDPTVDSFAVQVNGETKACSPHTSLPAFLVSLGLNPRLVAVEYNGEILHRQLWETTQIRPHDRLEIVTIVGGG; this is encoded by the coding sequence ATGCTTGACCCGACTGTTGATAGTTTTGCTGTGCAGGTGAATGGCGAAACCAAAGCCTGCTCTCCCCACACCTCTCTACCTGCATTTTTGGTCTCCCTAGGGCTCAATCCTCGGCTGGTAGCTGTGGAATACAACGGTGAAATTTTGCACCGCCAGCTCTGGGAAACCACCCAAATTCGCCCCCACGACCGTCTAGAAATCGTCACCATTGTGGGGGGTGGCTAG
- the rpmB gene encoding 50S ribosomal protein L28, which translates to MGRKCQLTGKKANNAFAISHSHRRTKRLQEANLQEKRVWWPQGNRWVKLRLSTKAIKTLETKGIDAMAKAAGLNLNKF; encoded by the coding sequence ATGGGCCGTAAGTGTCAGCTAACTGGAAAAAAGGCCAACAACGCCTTTGCCATTTCCCACTCCCACCGTCGTACTAAGCGCCTGCAAGAGGCCAACCTGCAAGAGAAGCGGGTGTGGTGGCCCCAGGGCAACCGCTGGGTGAAGCTGCGTCTTTCTACCAAAGCCATCAAGACTCTGGAAACCAAAGGCATTGACGCCATGGCCAAGGCCGCAGGCTTGAACCTAAACAAGTTCTAA
- a CDS encoding S-layer homology domain-containing protein produces MEQRLAMFSTLTQAAQPFTLGALAGVALLGFSTPAQAQTATFTDVGDNYWARPFIENLAAQGIIAGFPDGTFKPDQAVTRAQFAAIVRNAFDQPLNRSSPRFSDVPANYWGANAIANAYGQGFMSGYPGNVFQPEQQIPRVQALVALANGLTFSPNGSVNEVLGVFRDANQIPDYGRSPVAAATERRMVVNYPNVDSLRPVATATRADIAAFVYQAMVAQGRMPAIQAGMSANNYIVGNGTSNPGTPVVVSGVVPRGTRLAVRYPGNNDIDIVVAPGQTVATSFQTTQPVLNAQGQTLIPAGSTVQGQIVPVNIVGAQVTAAKFVADSIMVNNRNYALSAESSAVAATNNVSNNDLQGAVITSAAQSILTSITGNNTLGSIVGSILTGTSGTTTSNNTVVVIRPSALDITTQADLRVNN; encoded by the coding sequence ATGGAGCAACGATTAGCCATGTTCTCAACCCTCACCCAAGCAGCCCAGCCCTTCACGCTAGGAGCCCTCGCTGGGGTCGCCCTCCTAGGTTTTTCAACGCCTGCCCAAGCCCAAACAGCCACCTTTACCGATGTTGGCGATAACTACTGGGCGCGGCCTTTCATCGAAAACTTAGCGGCTCAGGGCATCATTGCCGGATTTCCCGATGGCACCTTCAAGCCCGATCAGGCCGTCACCCGTGCCCAGTTTGCAGCCATTGTTCGCAATGCCTTTGACCAACCCCTCAACCGTTCATCCCCCCGATTTAGCGACGTCCCAGCCAACTATTGGGGAGCCAATGCCATTGCCAATGCCTACGGTCAGGGGTTCATGTCTGGCTATCCCGGCAATGTTTTTCAGCCGGAGCAACAAATTCCTCGGGTTCAAGCCCTAGTGGCCCTAGCCAACGGCCTTACTTTCAGCCCCAATGGCTCGGTGAATGAGGTGCTAGGGGTCTTTCGGGATGCCAACCAAATCCCAGACTATGGCCGTAGCCCCGTGGCCGCTGCCACTGAACGCCGGATGGTGGTGAACTATCCCAACGTGGACAGCCTGCGCCCTGTGGCCACAGCTACCCGCGCCGATATTGCCGCCTTTGTGTACCAAGCCATGGTGGCCCAGGGCCGGATGCCTGCCATCCAAGCGGGGATGAGCGCCAATAACTATATTGTGGGCAACGGCACCAGCAATCCAGGGACTCCGGTGGTGGTATCGGGGGTGGTGCCACGGGGTACCCGGCTGGCGGTGCGCTATCCCGGCAATAACGACATTGATATTGTGGTTGCCCCCGGCCAAACCGTTGCCACCAGTTTCCAGACTACCCAGCCTGTCCTCAATGCCCAGGGACAGACCTTAATTCCCGCTGGCAGCACGGTGCAGGGTCAAATTGTCCCCGTCAACATTGTGGGAGCCCAGGTGACGGCAGCCAAGTTTGTGGCCGATAGCATCATGGTGAACAACCGCAACTATGCCCTCAGCGCTGAATCGAGTGCCGTTGCTGCGACGAACAATGTCAGCAACAACGACCTCCAGGGAGCTGTCATTACCAGTGCCGCCCAGTCCATCCTCACCTCCATCACTGGAAACAATACCCTGGGCTCGATTGTGGGCAGCATCCTCACGGGCACGTCCGGTACCACCACCTCCAACAACACGGTGGTGGTGATCCGCCCCAGCGCCCTGGATATCACCACCCAAGCGGATCTGAGGGTCAACAACTAA
- a CDS encoding DUF4278 domain-containing protein, producing the protein MKLTYRGVSYDYTPNPMPKMGDTFETGLYRGAPVAFRSVADLPAQPAADLTWRGVPYRTGVAAPVAAPVAAPVAVPVAVPVAMPATEPGVSGIPELARNLFIRRHQRSRKREQGMMVRLAAEVGLPIEEAMRYESHIQGKVPHDFAAYDRSSTAMS; encoded by the coding sequence ATGAAATTGACCTATCGCGGCGTCAGCTACGACTATACGCCCAACCCAATGCCCAAAATGGGCGACACCTTCGAGACTGGACTGTATCGTGGGGCTCCTGTAGCCTTTCGTTCTGTGGCCGATCTACCAGCCCAACCCGCCGCTGATCTGACTTGGCGGGGCGTCCCCTACCGTACGGGTGTAGCGGCCCCTGTGGCGGCTCCCGTGGCAGCTCCCGTGGCCGTTCCCGTGGCCGTTCCCGTGGCTATGCCTGCGACTGAACCCGGTGTGAGCGGTATTCCCGAACTCGCTCGGAATTTGTTTATTCGCCGCCACCAACGTAGCCGTAAGCGCGAACAGGGCATGATGGTGCGCCTCGCTGCCGAAGTGGGCCTGCCCATAGAAGAAGCCATGCGCTACGAAAGCCATATCCAAGGCAAAGTGCCCCACGATTTTGCCGCCTACGACCGCAGCAGCACAGCCATGAGCTAG
- a CDS encoding sulfurtransferase — MAIAETPGASASFPNAVSVDWLANHLNDPQVVIIDCRFSLADPHLGQRQYAAGHIPGAHYLDLNRDLSSPVQTHGGRHPLPDWDVFGQRLEQLGVCSAGPHGPTQVVVYDDSRFAFAARLWWMLKYLSHGTVAVLDGGWGAWQRSGYAVSTAVPDPTMGRFIPQPQPHWVVNIDDVRRRQDKPGVLLIDSREPARYRGEVEPIDPVAGHIPGSENLFWQTASTDGGILKPAAAQAQRWDSFPEAEEVILYCGSGVTACVNLLSQALAGQPLAKLYVGGWSDWCSYNHRSCP; from the coding sequence ATGGCCATTGCTGAAACTCCGGGGGCATCGGCGTCGTTTCCCAATGCCGTTAGTGTAGATTGGCTAGCCAACCATCTCAACGATCCCCAGGTGGTGATCATTGACTGCCGCTTTTCCCTTGCCGATCCGCACCTAGGTCAGCGCCAGTACGCCGCAGGCCACATCCCCGGTGCCCACTACCTCGACCTCAACCGCGATCTCTCCAGTCCGGTGCAGACCCACGGTGGCCGTCATCCCCTACCCGACTGGGACGTCTTTGGCCAACGCCTAGAACAACTGGGGGTGTGCTCCGCAGGCCCCCACGGCCCTACCCAGGTGGTGGTGTACGACGACTCACGCTTTGCCTTTGCCGCCCGTCTGTGGTGGATGCTGAAATACTTGAGTCATGGGACGGTCGCTGTACTGGATGGTGGCTGGGGGGCATGGCAGCGGAGTGGCTACGCCGTGAGTACCGCAGTCCCCGATCCCACAATGGGCCGATTTATTCCCCAGCCCCAGCCCCACTGGGTGGTCAATATTGACGATGTGCGCCGCCGCCAGGACAAGCCCGGTGTACTCCTCATTGATTCCCGCGAACCCGCCCGCTACCGAGGTGAAGTTGAGCCTATCGATCCCGTGGCGGGACATATCCCCGGATCCGAGAACCTGTTCTGGCAGACCGCCTCCACCGATGGGGGCATTCTCAAACCCGCTGCGGCCCAAGCCCAGCGCTGGGACAGTTTCCCTGAAGCTGAGGAAGTCATCCTCTACTGTGGATCGGGAGTAACCGCCTGCGTCAATCTGCTTTCCCAAGCCCTTGCCGGACAACCCCTCGCCAAGCTCTATGTGGGCGGCTGGAGCGACTGGTGTTCCTACAACCATCGATCCTGCCCATAG
- the mdh gene encoding malate dehydrogenase, whose protein sequence is MASPLPSLAYCNESQVTIVGAGNVGSALAQRIAERDLANVVLFDIIPDRPQGLALDLTQARSHGRYSHRILGTNDYADTAQSDLLVITAGLARRPGMSREDLMATNGKIVAETVRQALVHSPHASIIVVTNPLDVMTYLAWKVSELPPQRVMGMAGMLDSARFQTFLALELGVPAGDVAALVVGSHDDRMVPLPRYSTVSGIPVTELLPPDRIQAAIDRTRQGGAEIVALLKQGGAFYGPAAAACAMVESIVLGQSRILPAAAYLDGQYGLADLYLGTPCQLGKGGVERVIELALTPAEQAELGRSAVAVKDNLNLALATLMS, encoded by the coding sequence ATGGCCTCTCCCCTCCCCTCCCTTGCCTACTGTAACGAAAGTCAAGTCACCATCGTAGGGGCTGGCAATGTGGGCAGCGCCCTAGCCCAGCGCATCGCCGAGCGCGACCTCGCCAACGTGGTGTTGTTCGATATTATTCCCGACCGCCCCCAAGGACTGGCCCTTGATCTCACCCAAGCCCGCAGCCATGGCCGTTACAGCCACCGCATCCTCGGCACCAACGACTATGCCGACACCGCCCAGTCTGACCTGCTGGTGATTACCGCTGGGCTAGCCCGCCGTCCCGGCATGAGCCGTGAAGACTTGATGGCCACCAACGGCAAGATTGTGGCGGAAACGGTGCGTCAGGCGCTGGTTCATTCTCCCCATGCCAGCATCATTGTTGTCACCAACCCCCTCGATGTGATGACCTACCTGGCCTGGAAGGTCAGCGAACTGCCGCCCCAGCGGGTGATGGGCATGGCGGGGATGCTCGATTCTGCTCGGTTCCAAACGTTTTTGGCCCTAGAACTGGGGGTGCCCGCAGGGGATGTGGCGGCGCTGGTGGTGGGTAGCCACGATGACCGCATGGTGCCCCTGCCTCGCTATTCCACCGTCAGCGGTATTCCCGTTACCGAACTGCTCCCCCCCGACCGCATTCAGGCCGCCATCGACCGCACCCGCCAGGGCGGAGCAGAAATTGTTGCCTTGCTCAAGCAGGGTGGAGCTTTCTATGGGCCTGCTGCCGCTGCCTGCGCCATGGTGGAATCAATTGTGCTAGGGCAGTCCCGCATCTTGCCCGCTGCGGCCTACCTAGACGGCCAGTATGGCTTAGCAGATTTGTACCTCGGTACTCCCTGCCAGTTGGGTAAGGGCGGCGTCGAGCGGGTGATTGAACTGGCCCTCACGCCAGCCGAGCAGGCCGAGCTGGGGCGATCAGCGGTGGCGGTGAAGGACAACTTAAACCTAGCTCTGGCTACTCTGATGTCCTAG